In a single window of the Populus alba chromosome 16, ASM523922v2, whole genome shotgun sequence genome:
- the LOC118050423 gene encoding ribosomal RNA-processing protein 8 gives MKETRSRKRKREKHGKPQNMASASSKITKSSSNFLDKMRARLSGGHFRMINEKLYTCTGDEALDYFKEDPSLFDMYHTGYQEQMSHWPEQPVNIITQWLKARSSSLVVADFGCGDARLAKNVKNKVFSFDLVSNDPSVIACDMSNTPLDASSIDVAVFCLSLMGTNFPSYLEEAHRVLKPSGWLLIAEVKSRLDPNTGGADPKMFSKAISDLGFTSTLKDFSNKMFVLLYFQKKEKETSTRKGIEWPELKPCLYKRR, from the exons ATGAAGGAAACAAGGAGCAGAAAACGCAAGAGAGAAAAACATGGAAAACCTCAAAATATGGCTTCTGCCTCTTCGAAAATAACAAAGTCATCCTCTAATTTTCTCGACAAG ATGCGAGCAAGATTATCAGGTGGCCACTTCAGGATGATTAATGAAAAGCTCTACACTTgcac TGGAGATGAAGCTCTCGACTATTTTAAAGAAGACCCATCATTGTTTGATATG TATCATACCGGATATCAAGAACAGATGTCACATTGGCCCGAGCAGCCAGTGAACATAATCACACAGTGGCTAAAAGCTCGCAGCTCTTCTTTAGTTGTTGCTGATTTTGGCTGCG GGGATGCACGTCTTGCAAAAAATGTGAAGAATAAAGTTTTCTCTTTTGATCTTGTGTCCAATGATCCTTCAGTAATTGCTTGTGATATGTCAAAT ACACCTCTTGATGCTTCATCCATAGACGTTGCTGTCTTTTGCCTCTCATTGATGGGGACTAACTTTCCAAGTTACCTTGAGGAAGCGCACAGAGTTCTGAAGCCCAG TGGGTGGCTTTTGATAGCAGAAGTAAAAAGCAGATTGGATCCAAACACTGGAGGAGCAGACCCAAAAATGTTTTCGAAGGCCATATCTGATCTAGGATTTACCTCAACGTTAAAG gatttctcaaacaaaatgTTTGTTTTGCTATACTTCCAGAAAAAG GAAAAAGAAACTTCGACGAGAAAAGGAATTGAATGGCCTGAGTTGAAACCTTGTTTGTACAAGCGTCGGTGA